A genomic window from Streptomyces broussonetiae includes:
- a CDS encoding metallopeptidase family protein, which produces MLEMTREEFEELVAEALDRIPPELTRLMDNVAVFVEEEPPADDPGLLGLYEGTPLTDRGEWYAGVLPDRITVYRGPTLRMCASREDVVAETEVTVVHEIAHHFGIDDARLHALGYG; this is translated from the coding sequence GTGCTGGAGATGACGCGCGAGGAGTTCGAGGAACTGGTCGCCGAGGCGCTCGACCGGATCCCGCCGGAGCTGACACGGCTGATGGACAACGTGGCGGTGTTCGTCGAGGAGGAGCCGCCGGCGGACGATCCCGGGCTGCTCGGACTCTACGAGGGGACCCCGCTGACCGATCGCGGTGAGTGGTACGCGGGGGTTCTCCCCGACCGGATCACGGTCTACCGGGGGCCGACGCTCAGGATGTGCGCGTCACGGGAGGACGTGGTCGCGGAGACCGAGGTGACGGTGGTGCACGAGATCGCTCATCACTTCGGGATCGACGACGCGCGGCTGCACGCCCTCGGGTACGGCTGA
- a CDS encoding amino acid permease, which produces MTEDARVSETHGAHGPSDEERLAQLGYTQVLARRMSAFSNYAVSFTIISVLSGCLTLYLFGMTTGGPAVITWGWVAVGLMTLFVGLSMAEICSAYPTSAGLYFWAHRLAPPRSAAAWAWFTGWFNVLGQVAVTAGIDFGAASFLGAYLNLQFGFEVTPGRTVLLFAAILLLHGLLNTFGVRIVAFLNSVSVWWHVLGVAVIVGALAIVPDHHQSASFVFTKFVNQTGWGSGPYVVLLGLLMAQYTFTGYDASAHMTEETHDASTAGPKGIVRSIWTSWIAGFVLLLGFTFAIQSYGKELTSPTGAPPAQILLDALGATTGKLMLLVVIGAQLFCGMASVTANSRMIYAFSRDGALPFSRIWHTVSPRTRTPVAAVWLAALAALVLGLPYLINSTAYAAVTSIAVIGLYIAYVIPTFLRVRRGAGFERGPWHLGRWSGAIGVVSVGWVVAITILFMLPQVSPVTWKTFNYAPVAVLVVLGFAATWWLASARHWFLTSDRVPVPDPAER; this is translated from the coding sequence ATGACAGAAGACGCGAGAGTGAGCGAAACGCACGGCGCACACGGCCCGTCGGACGAGGAACGGCTGGCCCAGCTCGGCTACACCCAGGTTCTCGCCCGCCGTATGTCGGCGTTCTCGAACTACGCAGTCTCCTTCACGATCATCTCGGTGCTGTCCGGCTGCCTGACCCTGTATCTCTTCGGCATGACCACCGGCGGCCCGGCGGTGATCACCTGGGGCTGGGTGGCGGTGGGCCTGATGACGCTGTTCGTCGGTCTGTCGATGGCCGAAATCTGCTCCGCGTACCCCACGTCGGCCGGCCTGTACTTCTGGGCCCATCGCCTCGCGCCACCCCGCTCGGCGGCGGCCTGGGCGTGGTTCACGGGCTGGTTCAACGTCCTGGGCCAGGTCGCCGTGACCGCGGGCATCGACTTCGGCGCGGCCTCCTTCCTCGGCGCGTACCTGAACCTCCAGTTCGGCTTCGAGGTGACGCCGGGCCGCACGGTCCTGCTCTTCGCGGCGATCCTCCTGCTGCACGGCCTGCTGAACACCTTCGGCGTCCGGATCGTCGCGTTCCTGAACAGCGTGAGCGTGTGGTGGCACGTGCTCGGCGTCGCGGTGATCGTCGGCGCCCTCGCCATCGTCCCCGACCACCACCAGTCGGCGTCCTTCGTGTTCACGAAGTTCGTGAACCAGACGGGCTGGGGCAGCGGCCCGTACGTCGTCCTCCTCGGCCTTCTGATGGCCCAGTACACCTTCACCGGCTACGACGCCTCGGCGCACATGACGGAGGAGACCCACGACGCGTCCACGGCGGGCCCCAAGGGCATCGTCCGCTCCATCTGGACGTCCTGGATCGCCGGCTTCGTTCTCCTGCTGGGCTTCACGTTCGCGATCCAGTCCTACGGCAAGGAGTTGACGTCCCCGACCGGCGCACCGCCCGCCCAGATCCTCCTCGACGCGCTGGGAGCGACGACCGGCAAGCTGATGCTGCTGGTGGTGATCGGCGCCCAGCTCTTCTGCGGCATGGCCTCGGTGACCGCCAACAGCCGTATGATCTACGCCTTTTCCCGGGACGGCGCGCTGCCCTTCTCGCGCATCTGGCACACGGTCAGCCCGCGCACCCGCACCCCCGTGGCAGCGGTCTGGCTGGCCGCTCTGGCCGCCCTGGTGCTGGGCCTGCCCTACCTGATCAACTCGACGGCGTACGCGGCGGTGACGTCGATCGCGGTGATCGGCCTGTACATCGCGTACGTCATCCCGACGTTCCTGCGCGTCCGCAGGGGCGCCGGCTTCGAACGCGGGCCGTGGCACCTGGGCCGCTGGTCGGGGGCGATCGGGGTCGTCTCGGTGGGGTGGGTGGTGGCCATCACGATCCTCTTCATGCTCCCCCAGGTCTCCCCGGTCACCTGGAAGACCTTCAACTACGCGCCCGTTGCCGTCCTGGTCGTCCTCGGCTTCGCGGCGACGTGGTGGCTGGCCTCGGCCCGCCACTGGTTCCTCACCTCGGACCGGGTTCCGGTCCCCGATCCGGCCGAAAGGTGA
- a CDS encoding DEAD/DEAH box helicase has product MSVSSTDQFVVSENEFNELNQLDSELTDVTTEVTEAPEAADTTPQTTFADLGLPEGIVRKLAQNGVTTPFPIQAATIPDALAGKDILGRGRTGSGKTLSFGLPTLATLAGGRTQKHKPRAVILTPTRELAMQVADALQPYGDVLGLKMKVVCGGTSMGNQIYALERGVDILVATPGRLRDIINRGACSLEDTQIAVLDEADQMSDLGFLPEVTELLDQVPAGGQRMLFSATMENEIQTLVDRYLNNPVSHEVDAAQGAVTTMSHHILIVKPKDKAPVTAAIASRKGRTIIFVRTQLGADRVAEQLREAGAKADALHGGMTQGARTRTLADFKDGYVNVLVATDVAARGIHVDGIDLVLNVDPAGDHKDYLHRAGRTARAGRTGTVVSLSLPHQRRQIFRLMEDAGVDAARHIIQGAGAFDPEVAEITGARSMTEVQAESANNAAQQAEREVAQLTKQLERAQRRASELREESDRLVARVARERGEDPEAAVAEAQATAAEELAVAEAAAAQQAEREERPAASAPYERRERRGFDRDRGERGERGFERREDRRPFDRDRNDRGGRSFERRDDRGGFERRDERRDDRGGRGFERREDRRPFDRDRNDRGGRSFERRDDRGGFERRDERRDDRGGRGFERREDRRPFDRDRNDRGGRSFERRDDRRDDRRDDRGGFRRDERGGHRGSDRPFNRDRRDDRPGFRSGGHERPFGRRDDHRGTGSFGRRDDKPRWKRNG; this is encoded by the coding sequence ATGTCCGTGTCCAGTACTGACCAGTTTGTCGTGTCCGAGAACGAGTTCAACGAGCTGAACCAGCTCGACAGCGAACTCACCGACGTGACGACCGAGGTCACCGAGGCCCCCGAGGCCGCTGACACCACCCCCCAGACCACCTTCGCCGACCTCGGCCTGCCCGAGGGCATCGTGCGCAAGCTTGCGCAGAACGGCGTGACGACCCCCTTCCCGATCCAGGCCGCGACCATCCCGGACGCCCTGGCCGGCAAGGACATCCTCGGCCGTGGCCGCACCGGCTCCGGCAAGACCCTCTCCTTCGGTCTGCCGACCCTGGCCACGCTGGCCGGCGGCCGTACCCAGAAGCACAAGCCGCGCGCGGTCATCCTCACCCCGACCCGTGAGCTGGCCATGCAGGTCGCCGACGCCCTCCAGCCGTACGGCGACGTCCTCGGCCTGAAGATGAAGGTCGTCTGCGGCGGCACCTCGATGGGCAACCAGATCTACGCCCTCGAGCGTGGCGTAGACATCCTGGTCGCCACCCCGGGCCGCCTGCGCGACATCATCAACCGCGGCGCCTGCTCCCTCGAGGACACCCAGATCGCCGTCCTGGACGAGGCCGACCAGATGTCCGACCTGGGCTTCCTGCCCGAGGTCACCGAGCTGCTCGACCAGGTCCCGGCCGGCGGCCAGCGCATGCTCTTCTCCGCCACGATGGAGAACGAGATCCAGACCCTCGTCGACCGCTACCTGAACAACCCCGTCTCCCACGAGGTGGACGCGGCCCAGGGCGCGGTGACGACCATGTCGCACCACATCCTCATCGTGAAGCCCAAGGACAAGGCGCCGGTCACCGCCGCGATCGCCTCCCGCAAGGGCCGCACGATCATCTTCGTCCGCACCCAGCTGGGCGCCGACCGCGTCGCCGAGCAGCTGCGCGAGGCGGGCGCGAAGGCCGACGCGCTGCACGGCGGCATGACCCAGGGCGCCCGTACCCGCACCCTGGCCGACTTCAAGGACGGTTACGTCAACGTCCTGGTCGCCACCGACGTCGCCGCCCGTGGCATCCACGTCGACGGCATCGACCTGGTCCTGAACGTGGACCCGGCCGGCGACCACAAGGACTACCTGCACCGTGCCGGCCGTACCGCCCGTGCGGGCCGTACCGGCACGGTCGTCTCCCTGTCCCTGCCGCACCAGCGCCGCCAGATCTTCCGCCTCATGGAGGACGCGGGCGTCGACGCCGCGCGCCACATCATCCAGGGCGCCGGTGCCTTCGACCCGGAGGTCGCCGAGATCACCGGTGCCCGCTCCATGACCGAGGTCCAGGCCGAGTCCGCGAACAACGCCGCCCAGCAGGCCGAGCGTGAGGTCGCCCAGCTCACCAAGCAGCTGGAGCGCGCCCAGCGCCGCGCGAGCGAGCTGCGTGAGGAGTCCGACCGACTGGTCGCCCGGGTCGCCCGCGAGCGCGGCGAGGACCCGGAGGCGGCGGTGGCCGAGGCCCAGGCGACGGCCGCGGAGGAACTGGCGGTCGCCGAGGCCGCCGCCGCGCAGCAGGCCGAGCGCGAGGAGCGTCCGGCGGCTTCGGCGCCGTACGAGCGCCGGGAGCGGCGCGGCTTCGACCGGGACCGCGGCGAGCGGGGCGAGCGGGGCTTCGAGCGTCGTGAGGACCGTCGTCCGTTCGACCGTGACCGCAACGACCGTGGTGGTCGTTCCTTCGAGCGTCGTGACGACCGTGGTGGCTTCGAGCGCCGTGACGAGCGTCGTGACGACCGTGGTGGTCGTGGTTTCGAGCGTCGTGAGGACCGTCGTCCGTTCGACCGTGACCGCAACGACCGTGGTGGTCGTTCCTTCGAGCGTCGTGACGACCGTGGTGGCTTCGAGCGCCGTGACGAGCGTCGTGACGACCGTGGTGGTCGTGGTTTCGAGCGTCGTGAGGACCGTCGTCCGTTCGACCGTGACCGCAACGACCGTGGTGGCCGTTCCTTCGAGCGTCGTGACGACCGCCGTGACGACCGCCGTGACGACCGTGGCGGCTTCCGCCGGGACGAGCGCGGCGGACACCGGGGCAGCGACCGTCCGTTCAACCGCGACCGCCGTGACGACCGCCCGGGCTTCCGGTCCGGTGGCCACGAGCGTCCCTTCGGCCGCCGTGACGACCACCGCGGCACGGGCTCCTTCGGCCGCCGCGACGACAAGCCCCGCTGGAAGCGCAACGGCTGA